In Gemmatimonadetes bacterium T265, one DNA window encodes the following:
- a CDS encoding MFS transporter: protein MTAAARPAPPQVASPTAAATLGTRLGAMMFLQFFIWGAWYTTIAVFMSNHGMGTLTQWPYTVNPVAAIAAPFFVGLIADRYFATQKVLAVLHLVGGVLLLAAPALAGNPTSFILLLLVYNLCYMPTLGLSSSLAFQHIRDQEKQFPRVRVWGTIGWIVAGLVISFVLSRFTAGPAEQTSLPLRMAGVASLLLGAYCLTLPHTPPSAAGQRVSARSVLGLDALDQLGSRPFYVFVASALLICIPLAAYYNFTQLYLQAARVENIAATQSLGQMSEMLFMLAMPFLFARLGVKWMLLAGMVSWVLRYILFAVAAPSAVFWMIALGILLHGACYDFFFVTGQIYVDKKSTPAIRGQAQGFFVLVTYGVGMLIGAQVAGYVYNSFLRGASALSLAQWQQFWWFPATFAAAVAIFFGIFFRERAAEPDGRVPRTGPAIAAELQP, encoded by the coding sequence ATGACCGCAGCGGCCCGCCCCGCGCCCCCCCAGGTCGCCTCGCCCACCGCCGCCGCGACCCTCGGGACGCGGCTCGGCGCGATGATGTTCCTCCAGTTCTTCATCTGGGGCGCGTGGTATACCACGATCGCCGTGTTCATGTCCAACCACGGCATGGGCACCCTCACCCAGTGGCCGTACACGGTGAACCCCGTGGCCGCGATCGCCGCGCCCTTCTTCGTCGGCCTCATCGCGGACCGCTACTTCGCGACGCAGAAGGTGCTCGCGGTGCTCCACCTCGTCGGCGGCGTGCTCCTCCTCGCCGCGCCCGCACTCGCCGGCAACCCGACGTCGTTCATCCTTCTGCTGCTCGTCTACAACCTGTGCTACATGCCGACGCTCGGGCTCTCGAGTTCGTTGGCCTTCCAACACATCCGGGACCAGGAGAAGCAGTTCCCCCGCGTCCGCGTGTGGGGCACGATCGGGTGGATCGTCGCGGGGCTCGTCATCAGCTTCGTGCTCAGCCGCTTCACCGCCGGGCCCGCCGAGCAGACGTCGCTCCCGCTCCGCATGGCGGGCGTCGCGAGCCTCCTGCTCGGCGCATACTGCCTGACGCTGCCGCACACGCCGCCGTCGGCCGCCGGGCAGCGCGTCTCGGCCCGCTCGGTGCTCGGGCTCGACGCGCTCGACCAGCTCGGCAGCCGGCCGTTCTACGTGTTCGTCGCGAGCGCGCTCCTCATCTGCATCCCGCTCGCGGCATACTACAACTTCACACAGCTCTACCTGCAGGCCGCGCGAGTCGAGAACATCGCCGCCACGCAGTCGCTCGGGCAGATGTCGGAGATGCTCTTCATGCTCGCGATGCCCTTCCTCTTCGCGCGGCTCGGCGTGAAGTGGATGCTGCTCGCCGGCATGGTCTCGTGGGTGCTCCGCTACATCCTGTTCGCCGTCGCCGCGCCCTCGGCGGTGTTCTGGATGATCGCGCTCGGCATCCTCCTCCACGGCGCCTGCTACGACTTCTTCTTCGTCACCGGGCAGATCTACGTCGATAAGAAGAGCACGCCCGCGATCCGCGGGCAGGCGCAGGGTTTCTTCGTGCTCGTCACCTACGGCGTCGGGATGTTGATCGGCGCGCAGGTCGCGGGGTACGTGTACAACAGCTTCCTGCGCGGCGCCTCCGCGCTCTCGCTCGCGCAGTGGCAGCAGTTCTGGTGGTTCCCGGCGACGTTCGCGGCCGCGGTCGCGATCTTCTTCGGGATCTTCTTCCGCGAGCGCGCGGCGGAGCCGGACGGGCGGGTGCCGCGCACGGGCCCGGCGATCGCGGCCGAGCTGCAGCCGTGA
- a CDS encoding transposase for insertion sequence element ISRM3 — protein MPRRKLPQDEGGGPARPALRFSPAALDALLAEVGGLAGPGDVEPLFRALKQAVVERALGAELTHHLGYAPGTERPSGQPNHRNGSTPKTVLTDDGALPLAIPRDRTGTFAPQLVPKHARRLPGFDAKVLSLYARGMTVREIQAHLEELYAVEIAPDLVSTVTDAVVDEVAAWQQRPLEPVYPVVIFDALRVKIRDEGTVRNKAVYLALGVDREGHKDVLGLWVEQTEGAKFWLRVLTELKGRGVQDVLVALVDGLTGFPDAIHAVYPEAQVHQCVVHLVRQSLAYVGWQERKRAAAQLRPIYHAPTEAAALAALDAVAASPLGQRLPMIPALWRRHWAYVAPLFAYPLAVRRVLYTTNALESLHMQLRKVTKARGHFPTDAAATKLLYLALRNVVARWKMPAPEWRAALPYLVVLFGERFRLDA, from the coding sequence ATGCCCCGACGCAAGCTGCCGCAAGATGAGGGCGGGGGGCCGGCGCGGCCGGCCCTCCGGTTCAGCCCGGCCGCGCTCGACGCGCTGCTCGCTGAGGTCGGCGGGCTCGCCGGGCCGGGCGATGTCGAGCCGCTATTCCGCGCGCTCAAGCAGGCCGTCGTCGAGCGCGCGCTCGGCGCGGAGCTGACCCACCACCTGGGCTACGCGCCCGGGACGGAGCGCCCGTCTGGGCAGCCGAACCACCGCAACGGGAGCACGCCGAAGACGGTGCTCACCGACGACGGCGCGTTGCCGCTGGCGATCCCGCGCGACCGCACCGGCACGTTCGCGCCGCAACTCGTGCCCAAGCACGCGCGCCGGCTGCCGGGCTTCGACGCCAAGGTGCTCTCGTTGTATGCGCGCGGGATGACCGTGCGCGAGATCCAGGCGCACTTGGAGGAACTCTACGCCGTCGAGATCGCGCCCGACCTGGTGAGCACCGTGACCGATGCGGTGGTCGACGAGGTGGCGGCCTGGCAGCAGCGGCCGCTCGAGCCGGTGTACCCGGTCGTCATCTTCGACGCGCTGCGGGTCAAGATCCGCGACGAAGGCACGGTGCGGAACAAGGCCGTGTACCTCGCGCTCGGCGTGGACCGCGAGGGCCACAAGGACGTGCTCGGGCTGTGGGTCGAGCAGACCGAGGGCGCGAAGTTCTGGCTCCGGGTCCTGACGGAGCTCAAGGGCCGCGGCGTGCAGGACGTGCTCGTGGCGCTCGTCGACGGGCTGACCGGCTTCCCCGACGCGATCCACGCCGTGTACCCCGAGGCACAGGTGCACCAGTGCGTCGTCCACCTCGTGCGCCAAAGTCTCGCCTACGTGGGGTGGCAGGAGCGCAAGCGCGCCGCCGCGCAGCTGCGCCCCATCTACCACGCGCCGACCGAGGCCGCGGCACTCGCCGCCCTCGACGCGGTGGCCGCCAGCCCGCTCGGGCAGCGCCTGCCCATGATCCCGGCGCTCTGGCGGCGGCACTGGGCCTACGTGGCGCCGCTCTTCGCCTACCCGCTCGCGGTGCGGCGCGTGCTGTACACGACCAACGCGCTGGAGAGCTTGCACATGCAGCTCCGGAAAGTCACCAAGGCGCGCGGGCACTTCCCGACCGACGCGGCCGCCACCAAGCTGCTCTACCTCGCGCTCCGGAACGTGGTCGCTCGGTGGAAGATGCCCGCGCCCGAGTGGCGCGCCGCGCTGCCCTACCTCGTCGTGCTCTTCGGCGAGCGCTTCCGGCTGGACGCGTGA
- a CDS encoding hypothetical protein (frameshifted, insertion at around 1675225), which yields MSDQESQTPRQQAEPQPRGVSRRDALRVLGLAAGGVAAAACTPEAPPAASHAHGGAATAAGPPSTRPGLVADAFEREEVVPGLATPFFTPRERETVNVLVDYVIPRDERSGSATEAGVPAWMDQFLAHPDTEPHFRLAVRGGLGWLNAESGRRWGVSFARATDAQRRAILDDIAYPKRARPEMRRGVAFFNTFRDFTASGFFSSQVGWKDLQYQGNVARPSWDGCPPEAVAKLGVGYELMATRVTPASGKVRV from the coding sequence ATGAGCGACCAGGAATCACAGACGCCGCGGCAGCAGGCGGAGCCGCAGCCGCGCGGGGTCTCCCGCCGCGACGCGCTGCGCGTGCTGGGGCTCGCGGCCGGCGGCGTGGCCGCCGCGGCGTGTACGCCCGAGGCCCCGCCGGCCGCGTCCCACGCCCACGGGGGCGCCGCGACCGCGGCCGGGCCGCCGTCCACCCGGCCCGGCCTCGTCGCGGACGCGTTCGAGCGCGAGGAGGTCGTCCCCGGGCTGGCGACACCGTTCTTCACGCCGCGCGAGCGCGAGACCGTGAACGTGCTCGTCGACTACGTCATCCCGCGCGACGAGCGCTCGGGGAGTGCGACCGAGGCCGGGGTGCCGGCGTGGATGGACCAGTTCCTCGCCCACCCCGACACCGAGCCGCACTTCCGGCTCGCGGTGCGCGGCGGGCTCGGCTGGCTCAACGCCGAGAGCGGGCGGCGCTGGGGCGTGTCGTTCGCGCGGGCGACGGACGCGCAGCGGCGCGCGATCCTCGACGACATCGCCTATCCCAAGCGCGCGCGCCCCGAGATGCGCCGCGGCGTGGCGTTCTTCAACACCTTCCGCGACTTCACGGCGTCGGGGTTCTTTTCGAGCCAGGTGGGGTGGAAGGACCTGCAGTACCAGGGCAACGTGGCCCGGCCCTCGTGGGACGGGTGCCCGCCCGAGGCCGTGGCGAAGCTCGGCGTCGGGTACGAATTGATGGCGACGCGCGTGACGCCGGCAAGCGGGAAGGTGCGCGTCTGA
- a CDS encoding hydroxypyruvate isomerase: MDRRDFLVAGAALGAVPFGRPTRESEGDDMSGDTGRLKQSVARWYFSKRSVDETVRIAKSLGLQSVDLLEPDEWATARAHGLVCAMGYAPAGDPKTRLTVGWNREANHAWLLPGYRRGLELAAAAGVPNIICFSGSRGGLGDAAGLATCAAGLRQLMPDAERLGVTVCMELLNSKVDHPDYQCDHTAWGAALVDRVGSPRFKLLYDIYHMQIMEGDVIRTIREHHAKIAHYHVGGVPGRHEPDNSQELYYPAVMRAIADGGFTGYVAQEFVPTGEPVAALAAAVRICRV; encoded by the coding sequence GTGGACCGGCGTGATTTTCTGGTCGCGGGTGCGGCGCTCGGTGCGGTGCCCTTCGGTCGTCCCACCCGCGAAAGCGAGGGTGACGACATGAGCGGCGACACCGGGCGGCTCAAGCAGTCGGTCGCCCGCTGGTACTTCTCCAAGCGCTCGGTCGACGAGACGGTACGCATCGCCAAGTCGCTCGGCCTGCAGTCGGTCGACCTCCTCGAGCCCGACGAGTGGGCGACGGCGCGCGCGCACGGGCTCGTCTGCGCGATGGGCTACGCGCCCGCGGGCGACCCGAAGACGCGGCTCACGGTGGGGTGGAACCGCGAGGCGAACCACGCGTGGCTGCTCCCGGGCTACCGGCGCGGGCTCGAACTCGCCGCGGCGGCGGGGGTGCCCAACATCATCTGCTTCTCGGGGAGCCGCGGGGGGCTCGGCGACGCCGCGGGGCTCGCGACGTGCGCGGCGGGGCTCCGCCAGCTCATGCCCGACGCCGAGCGGCTGGGGGTGACGGTGTGCATGGAGCTGCTCAACTCCAAGGTGGACCACCCGGACTACCAGTGCGACCACACGGCGTGGGGCGCGGCGCTCGTCGACCGCGTGGGGTCGCCGCGGTTCAAGCTGCTCTACGACATCTACCACATGCAGATCATGGAGGGCGACGTGATCCGCACGATCCGCGAGCACCACGCGAAGATCGCCCACTACCACGTGGGCGGGGTGCCGGGGCGGCACGAGCCGGACAACTCGCAGGAGCTGTACTACCCGGCGGTGATGCGGGCGATCGCGGACGGCGGGTTCACGGGGTACGTGGCGCAGGAGTTCGTGCCGACGGGGGAGCCGGTGGCGGCGTTGGCGGCGGCGGTGCGGATTTGTCGCGTGTGA
- a CDS encoding GMC family oxidoreductase — translation MPDSPYDVCIIGSGAGGGMAAYVLTQAGANVVMLEAGPEWYSTRDSDMLTPSYATVRRGAGSPRKPFGEHDGCIGGWDIEGEPYTFAPGNYFHWWRARMLGGRTNHWGRISLRFGPDDFKQKSKDGLGDDWPISYDDMAPYYDRVDRLIGVFGSKEGLRNHPDGDFLPAPKPRCYELLVKKAADRLRVTCIPSRLSILTKPINGRAGCHFCGQCGRGCGVNANFSSPGVLIAPALKTGKLTLVTNAMAREVTVGQDGLATGVSYVDKRDGSDQHVRARVVVLAASALESARLLLNSRSTLFPEGLANSSGTAGKYITDTTGTDVAGHIPALLDHVPHNEDGVGGMHVYMPWWADNRKLDFPRGYHIEVWGGLGEPGYGFGGGIQTRPGVEGGYGAALKQEYRRQYGAVVGFSGRGEMIPNSHSYAEIDPEVVDRWGIPVLRFHWKFSDHEILQVKHMQETFRSLIHEMGGTPLSPMPTKEKGYGIAPGGHIIHETGGARMGKDRRTSVLNANCQAHDVKNLFVTDGAPFVSQADKNPTWTILALAWRTADHITELRKQGTV, via the coding sequence GTGCCTGACTCTCCCTACGACGTCTGCATCATCGGCTCCGGCGCCGGCGGCGGAATGGCTGCCTACGTCCTGACCCAGGCCGGCGCGAACGTGGTGATGCTCGAGGCCGGCCCCGAGTGGTACAGCACCCGGGACTCCGACATGCTCACGCCGAGCTACGCCACCGTACGCCGCGGCGCGGGCTCCCCGCGCAAGCCGTTCGGCGAGCACGACGGCTGCATCGGCGGGTGGGACATCGAGGGCGAGCCGTACACCTTCGCCCCGGGGAACTACTTCCACTGGTGGCGCGCGCGCATGTTAGGCGGCCGCACCAACCACTGGGGGCGCATCTCGCTCCGCTTCGGCCCCGACGACTTCAAGCAGAAGAGTAAAGACGGACTCGGCGACGACTGGCCGATCTCGTACGACGACATGGCGCCGTACTACGACCGCGTCGACCGGCTGATCGGCGTGTTCGGCTCCAAGGAGGGGCTCCGCAACCACCCCGACGGCGACTTCCTCCCCGCGCCCAAGCCGCGCTGCTACGAGCTGCTGGTGAAGAAGGCGGCGGACCGGCTGCGCGTGACGTGCATCCCGTCGCGGCTCTCGATCCTCACCAAGCCGATCAACGGCCGCGCGGGGTGCCACTTCTGCGGGCAGTGCGGCCGCGGCTGCGGGGTGAACGCCAACTTCTCGAGCCCGGGCGTGCTCATCGCGCCGGCGCTCAAGACGGGGAAGCTGACGCTCGTCACCAACGCGATGGCGCGCGAGGTCACCGTCGGCCAGGACGGCCTCGCCACGGGGGTGAGCTACGTCGACAAGCGCGACGGGAGCGACCAGCACGTGCGGGCGCGCGTGGTCGTGCTCGCGGCGAGCGCGCTCGAGAGCGCGCGGCTGCTGCTCAACTCGCGCTCGACGCTCTTCCCCGAGGGGCTCGCCAACTCGAGCGGGACCGCCGGGAAGTACATCACCGACACCACCGGCACCGACGTGGCGGGGCACATCCCGGCGCTCCTCGACCACGTGCCGCACAACGAGGACGGCGTGGGCGGGATGCACGTCTACATGCCGTGGTGGGCCGACAACCGGAAGCTCGACTTCCCCCGCGGCTACCACATCGAGGTGTGGGGCGGGCTCGGCGAGCCGGGGTACGGCTTCGGCGGCGGCATCCAGACGCGGCCCGGGGTCGAGGGCGGCTACGGCGCGGCGCTCAAGCAGGAGTACCGGCGGCAGTACGGGGCCGTGGTCGGCTTCTCGGGCCGGGGCGAGATGATCCCCAACAGCCACTCCTACGCGGAGATCGACCCCGAGGTCGTCGACCGCTGGGGGATCCCGGTGCTCCGCTTCCATTGGAAGTTTTCGGACCACGAGATCCTGCAGGTCAAGCACATGCAGGAGACCTTCCGCTCGCTCATCCACGAGATGGGTGGCACGCCGCTCTCGCCGATGCCGACCAAGGAGAAGGGCTACGGGATCGCCCCGGGCGGCCACATCATCCACGAGACCGGCGGGGCGCGCATGGGGAAGGACCGGCGGACGTCGGTGCTCAACGCCAACTGCCAGGCGCACGACGTGAAGAACCTGTTCGTCACCGACGGCGCGCCGTTCGTGTCGCAGGCAGACAAGAACCCGACGTGGACGATCCTCGCGCTCGCGTGGCGCACGGCGGACCACATCACCGAGCTGCGCAAGCAGGGGACGGTATGA
- a CDS encoding endo-1,3-1,4-beta glucanase-related protein: protein MRTRLLPLTALLGFVAVPACAQQPSAQPAARHEDTEVYTPVPPVVTPAAGAGLTGAPPSDAVVLFDGRDLSQWVTVSDGSPARWTVADGIVTVNKPTGNIETKRRFTNYQLHLEWRVPPDVTGSGQLRGNSGVFLASTGKGDAGYELQIMDSYNNPTYVNGQAGSIYKQYPPLANASRRPGEWQGYDVVWTAPTFNADGTLKTPAYVTAYHNGVLVQNHAELKGQTLYVGRPSYTAHGPAPIKLQAHGDPSPPLSFRNIWVRELPAGPQAPVPPVP from the coding sequence ATGCGTACCCGTCTCCTCCCGCTGACCGCCCTCCTCGGCTTCGTCGCCGTCCCCGCCTGCGCGCAGCAGCCCTCCGCGCAACCCGCCGCGCGCCACGAGGACACCGAGGTCTACACCCCCGTCCCCCCCGTCGTCACGCCGGCGGCCGGCGCCGGCCTCACGGGTGCACCGCCGAGCGACGCGGTCGTGCTGTTCGACGGGCGCGACCTGTCGCAGTGGGTGACGGTGAGCGACGGCTCGCCCGCGCGCTGGACGGTGGCCGACGGGATCGTCACCGTCAACAAGCCGACGGGCAACATCGAGACGAAGCGCCGCTTCACGAACTACCAGCTGCACCTCGAGTGGCGCGTGCCGCCGGACGTGACGGGGAGCGGCCAGCTGCGCGGCAACAGCGGCGTCTTCCTCGCCTCGACGGGCAAGGGCGACGCGGGCTATGAGCTGCAGATCATGGACTCGTACAACAACCCGACGTACGTCAACGGGCAGGCGGGGAGCATCTACAAGCAGTACCCGCCGCTCGCCAACGCGAGCCGCCGGCCGGGCGAGTGGCAGGGCTACGACGTGGTCTGGACCGCGCCGACGTTCAACGCCGACGGGACGCTCAAGACGCCGGCCTACGTGACGGCGTACCACAACGGCGTGCTCGTGCAGAACCACGCCGAGCTGAAGGGCCAGACGCTCTACGTCGGCCGCCCCTCGTACACGGCGCACGGGCCCGCGCCCATCAAGCTGCAGGCGCACGGGGACCCGAGCCCGCCGCTCAGCTTCCGGAACATCTGGGTGCGCGAGCTGCCCGCGGGGCCGCAGGCGCCGGTGCCGCCCGTGCCGTGA
- a CDS encoding glycosyl hydrolase: MTPRLTLALAGATLVGAAVVGALAPASLAAQTTAQTTAQPAAHGAAGWAARDGAWTVLFDGTPASLAAHWRGYRRNDVPTNWHVENGVLTLGTGGDSAAHGDLITRDQYGDFELEYEWKISPGGNSGLIYRVAETAPTTWQTGPEMQVLDDARHADGKLPSHRAGALYDLIAPPPGVTRPVGEFNRARIVMRGMHVQTYVNGRLTADLDFASPRGRQLIAASKFHVYPDFATERTGFIALQDHGDVVTFRNIRIRRLDERGAQ, encoded by the coding sequence ATGACACCGCGTCTGACCCTCGCCCTCGCGGGCGCCACGCTCGTCGGCGCCGCCGTCGTCGGCGCCCTCGCCCCCGCATCGCTCGCCGCCCAAACGACCGCTCAAACGACGGCCCAACCGGCGGCCCACGGGGCCGCCGGTTGGGCAGCGCGTGACGGCGCGTGGACCGTGCTCTTCGACGGCACGCCGGCCTCGCTCGCCGCGCACTGGCGCGGCTACCGGCGGAACGACGTCCCGACCAACTGGCACGTCGAAAACGGGGTGCTCACCCTGGGCACCGGCGGCGACAGCGCCGCGCACGGCGACCTGATCACGCGCGACCAGTACGGCGATTTCGAGCTCGAGTACGAGTGGAAGATCTCGCCCGGGGGGAACAGCGGGCTCATCTACCGCGTCGCCGAAACGGCCCCGACGACCTGGCAGACCGGGCCGGAGATGCAGGTGCTCGACGACGCGCGGCACGCCGACGGCAAGCTGCCGTCGCACCGGGCGGGCGCGCTCTACGATCTGATCGCGCCGCCCCCGGGCGTAACGCGGCCCGTCGGCGAGTTCAACCGCGCGCGGATCGTGATGCGCGGCATGCACGTGCAGACGTACGTGAACGGCCGCCTCACGGCGGACCTCGATTTCGCGAGCCCGCGCGGGCGGCAGCTCATCGCCGCGAGCAAGTTCCACGTGTACCCGGACTTCGCCACCGAGCGTACGGGGTTCATCGCGCTGCAGGACCACGGGGACGTGGTGACGTTCCGCAACATCCGGATCCGGCGGCTGGACGAGCGAGGGGCGCAGTGA
- a CDS encoding oxidoreductase: MIGGGPGAFIGAVHRRAAALDGLAALVGGAFASNPERSRAQGAELFLDPARVYDGWAQMADAEAARPADDRLDFVSVVTPNHLHYPVARAFLERGFNVVCDKPLATTLEDAEALCRLVAERDAVFAVTHNYAGYPMIKQARALVGSGVLGPIRKVVVEYAQDWLGTAAERAGSKQAAWRTDPAQAGAAGAVGDIGTHAEHLVRYVTGLELESLCAEFTTFVPGRALEDDANMLLRYQGGARGVLFCSQVSTGEENTLALRVYGEQASVAWSHPRCNELWVRRAGAPAELWTRAQSYLAPAAQRACRLPPGHPEGFLEAFANVYANALRTMAARAAGDAPDPLDLDFPTVGDGARGVHFLLAAVESARRGGAWVDAAYAPPGEATTDA, encoded by the coding sequence ATGATCGGCGGCGGGCCCGGCGCGTTCATCGGCGCCGTGCACCGGCGCGCGGCGGCGCTCGACGGGCTCGCGGCCCTCGTCGGCGGCGCGTTCGCCTCCAACCCCGAGCGGTCGCGGGCGCAGGGCGCGGAGCTCTTCCTCGACCCCGCGCGGGTCTACGACGGCTGGGCGCAGATGGCCGACGCCGAGGCGGCGCGCCCGGCGGACGACCGGCTCGACTTCGTGAGCGTCGTCACGCCCAACCACCTGCACTACCCTGTAGCACGCGCGTTCCTCGAGCGCGGCTTCAACGTCGTCTGCGACAAGCCGCTCGCGACGACGCTCGAGGACGCGGAGGCGCTCTGCCGGCTCGTCGCGGAGCGGGACGCGGTCTTCGCGGTCACGCACAATTACGCGGGCTACCCGATGATCAAGCAGGCCCGCGCGCTCGTCGGGTCTGGCGTGCTCGGCCCCATCCGCAAGGTCGTCGTCGAGTACGCGCAGGACTGGCTCGGCACCGCGGCCGAGCGCGCGGGGTCGAAGCAGGCGGCGTGGCGCACGGACCCGGCGCAGGCCGGCGCGGCGGGCGCGGTCGGCGACATCGGCACGCACGCCGAGCACCTCGTGCGCTACGTGACGGGGCTCGAATTAGAGTCGTTATGCGCCGAGTTCACGACGTTCGTCCCCGGGCGCGCGCTCGAGGACGACGCGAACATGCTGCTGCGCTACCAGGGCGGCGCGCGGGGGGTGCTCTTCTGCTCGCAGGTGTCGACGGGGGAGGAGAACACGCTCGCGCTCCGCGTCTACGGCGAGCAGGCGTCGGTCGCGTGGTCGCACCCGCGCTGCAACGAGCTGTGGGTGCGGCGCGCCGGCGCGCCCGCGGAGCTGTGGACCCGGGCGCAGTCGTACCTCGCGCCCGCGGCGCAGCGGGCGTGCCGTCTCCCGCCGGGGCACCCGGAGGGGTTTCTCGAGGCGTTCGCGAACGTGTACGCGAACGCGCTGCGGACGATGGCGGCGCGCGCGGCCGGCGACGCGCCCGACCCGCTCGACCTCGACTTCCCGACGGTCGGGGACGGGGCGCGGGGGGTGCACTTCCTGCTCGCGGCGGTCGAGAGCGCGCGGCGGGGCGGGGCGTGGGTGGACGCCGCGTACGCGCCGCCCGGGGAGGCGACGACGGATGCCTAA
- a CDS encoding SAM-dependent methyltransferase: protein MTTAPADYFSPKAAGYAAFRPTYPPALFDFVAALAPRRACAWDCATGSGQAAVALAGHFARVVATDASPAQLAHAAPHPRVTYRAAPAEASGLPNASADLVVVAQALHWFDRDAFYAEARRVLVPGGAVVVWSYGDAVLGAAGPADAALDAAFQHYAGEVLAPYWPPERRLVGEAYREIPFPFTEVAAPAFPMTRACTLAELVGYVGTWSATTQYVRATGRDPITGLERALAPHWRDPERRVVVRWPLTVRAGHVAQDPPSPLSA from the coding sequence GTGACCACCGCGCCGGCGGACTACTTCTCGCCGAAGGCCGCGGGCTACGCGGCCTTCCGGCCGACGTACCCGCCGGCGCTGTTCGACTTCGTCGCCGCGCTCGCGCCGCGGCGCGCGTGCGCGTGGGACTGCGCGACCGGGAGCGGCCAAGCCGCGGTCGCGCTGGCCGGCCACTTCGCGCGTGTGGTCGCGACCGACGCGAGCCCGGCGCAGCTCGCGCACGCCGCGCCGCACCCGCGCGTCACGTACCGCGCGGCGCCGGCCGAGGCGAGCGGGCTGCCGAACGCGAGCGCCGACCTCGTCGTGGTCGCGCAGGCGCTGCACTGGTTCGACCGCGACGCGTTCTACGCCGAGGCGCGGCGCGTGCTCGTGCCGGGCGGAGCGGTCGTCGTGTGGTCGTACGGCGACGCGGTGCTCGGCGCCGCCGGACCGGCCGACGCCGCGCTCGACGCCGCCTTCCAGCATTACGCGGGCGAGGTGCTCGCGCCGTACTGGCCGCCCGAACGGCGGCTCGTCGGCGAGGCGTACCGCGAAATCCCGTTTCCGTTCACCGAGGTCGCCGCGCCGGCGTTCCCGATGACGCGCGCGTGCACGCTCGCCGAGCTGGTCGGGTACGTCGGGACCTGGTCGGCGACCACGCAGTACGTGCGCGCGACCGGGCGCGACCCGATCACGGGACTCGAGCGCGCGCTCGCGCCGCACTGGCGCGACCCCGAGCGGCGCGTCGTCGTGCGCTGGCCGCTCACCGTGCGCGCGGGGCATGTCGCGCAAGATCCTCCTTCCCCCCTCTCGGCATGA
- a CDS encoding AP endonuclease, which produces MPRPVTLFTGQWADLPLETLAAKAADFGYDGLELACWGDHFDVGRALEEDGYCEERHALLARHGLAVHAISNHLVGQAVCDPIDDRHGAMLPPHVWGDGDPEGVRQRAAEEMRRTAWAAAKLGVGVVNGFTGSPIWHLLYSFPAVPEATIEAGYADVARRWTPILDAFGAAGVRFALEVHPTEIAFDVVTAGRTLDALGAHPAFGFNFDPSHFAYQGVDYLAFLERFAERVFHVHVKDVWWAEGPRLSGVFGGHLPFGDPRRYWDFRSPGRGRVDFEGVVRGLTRAGYAGPLSVEWEDPEMDREHGAREACAFVRRLDFPRAAGAFDAAFSRDLQPGADAGAQPAGRA; this is translated from the coding sequence ATGCCCCGCCCCGTCACCCTCTTCACCGGCCAGTGGGCCGACCTCCCGCTCGAGACGCTCGCCGCGAAGGCGGCCGACTTCGGCTACGACGGGCTCGAACTCGCCTGCTGGGGCGACCACTTCGACGTCGGGCGCGCGCTCGAGGAGGACGGCTACTGCGAGGAGCGGCACGCGCTGCTCGCGCGCCACGGGCTCGCGGTGCACGCGATCAGCAACCACCTCGTCGGCCAGGCGGTGTGCGACCCGATCGACGACCGGCACGGCGCGATGCTCCCGCCGCACGTGTGGGGCGACGGCGACCCGGAGGGCGTGCGCCAGCGCGCGGCCGAGGAGATGCGGCGCACGGCGTGGGCGGCGGCGAAGCTCGGCGTTGGGGTCGTGAACGGGTTCACCGGGTCGCCGATCTGGCACCTGCTCTACAGCTTCCCGGCCGTCCCCGAGGCGACGATCGAGGCCGGCTACGCGGACGTGGCGCGGCGGTGGACGCCGATCCTCGACGCGTTCGGCGCGGCCGGGGTGCGCTTCGCGCTCGAGGTGCACCCGACGGAGATCGCCTTCGACGTCGTCACCGCGGGGCGCACGCTCGACGCGTTAGGCGCGCACCCGGCGTTCGGCTTCAACTTCGACCCGAGCCACTTCGCCTACCAGGGCGTCGACTACCTCGCGTTCCTCGAGCGGTTCGCCGAGCGGGTGTTCCACGTGCACGTGAAGGACGTGTGGTGGGCGGAGGGGCCGCGCCTGTCGGGGGTGTTCGGCGGGCACCTGCCGTTCGGGGACCCGCGGCGGTACTGGGACTTCCGCTCGCCGGGGCGCGGGCGGGTGGACTTCGAGGGAGTCGTGCGGGGGCTCACCCGCGCGGGGTACGCGGGGCCGCTCTCGGTCGAGTGGGAGGACCCGGAGATGGACCGCGAGCACGGCGCGCGTGAGGCGTGCGCGTTCGTGCGGCGGCTGGACTTCCCGCGCGCGGCGGGCGCGTTCGACGCGGCGTTCTCGCGGGACCTGCAGCCGGGCGCGGACGCGGGCGCGCAGCCCGCGGGGAGGGCGTGA